A window of Neisseria canis contains these coding sequences:
- a CDS encoding flavin monoamine oxidase family protein — MKSTRRQFLGYTATLTAAASASWLIHRHLNPMPGIKVNRVGLPLGHLLRDGALLQTPAQTYHCDTLILGSGAAALSALWYLEKNGHRNILLAEGFERNGNNAGYYTGQKLGAPTGAHYLALPSRESVYVREMLADLGIIEGFNQAGKPVYRETDLVYAPQERLLYQGKWQEHLIPKDDADTRRFFGFIRQIKTARGSDGRKLFAIPIVLSSADENWRHLDRLTFAQWLTQQKYRSLTLLWYLDYCCRDDYGQGIAQVSAFAGLHYFAARGNEDDAVLTWADGLAHLSEALRTHTKLQPLPRLPDTPTMVFPQPVSFDASAVKIKETEHHAEVWLRHNQSGETLAVYAKRVISAMPLMVAARILEQAADYGFQTGLSEYAPWLVANFVMRRFPQETGGSELAWDNVVYGSKGLGYVVATNQFIRTAKPAETVFTTYHALNHDTPQRIRQWLLEASDQTLLDYAAKELTAAYGKRVLNHVKHADITVRGHGMSVPQPGYLNRPLLHALRSHRSRIVFAHSDLSGYSVFEEAAYWGVEAAKSILEMPV; from the coding sequence ATGAAATCCACCCGCCGCCAGTTTCTCGGCTATACCGCCACACTCACCGCCGCCGCATCCGCTTCATGGCTGATACACCGCCATTTAAACCCGATGCCGGGCATAAAGGTCAACCGTGTCGGCCTGCCGCTGGGGCATCTGCTGCGCGACGGCGCCTTGCTTCAAACACCGGCCCAAACCTACCATTGCGACACACTGATTCTCGGCAGCGGCGCAGCGGCATTGAGCGCCTTGTGGTATCTGGAAAAAAACGGACACCGCAATATTCTGCTGGCCGAAGGCTTTGAACGCAACGGCAACAACGCAGGCTATTATACCGGGCAAAAACTCGGCGCCCCCACCGGCGCGCACTATCTTGCGCTGCCATCCCGAGAAAGCGTTTATGTGCGCGAAATGCTGGCCGATTTGGGCATCATCGAAGGCTTCAATCAAGCCGGCAAGCCGGTCTACCGCGAAACCGATTTGGTTTACGCCCCGCAAGAGCGCTTACTTTATCAAGGCAAATGGCAGGAGCACCTGATTCCGAAAGACGATGCCGACACCCGCCGCTTTTTCGGCTTTATCCGCCAAATCAAAACCGCCCGCGGCAGCGACGGGCGCAAACTTTTCGCCATCCCCATAGTATTGTCTTCGGCAGACGAAAACTGGCGCCATCTCGACCGCCTCACTTTTGCCCAATGGCTGACACAGCAAAAATACCGCTCGCTCACGCTGCTTTGGTATCTCGATTATTGCTGCCGCGACGACTACGGGCAGGGCATCGCACAAGTTTCCGCCTTCGCCGGATTACACTATTTTGCCGCACGCGGTAATGAGGATGATGCCGTGCTCACTTGGGCCGACGGCTTGGCGCATCTTTCCGAAGCCCTGCGCACACACACCAAGCTGCAACCCTTGCCGCGTTTGCCCGATACCCCGACGATGGTATTTCCCCAACCCGTTTCATTCGATGCCTCCGCAGTGAAAATCAAAGAAACCGAACACCATGCGGAAGTTTGGCTGCGGCATAACCAAAGCGGCGAAACCCTGGCCGTGTATGCCAAGCGCGTCATCAGCGCCATGCCCTTAATGGTAGCGGCCAGAATATTGGAACAGGCGGCCGATTATGGTTTTCAGACAGGCCTGTCTGAATACGCCCCGTGGCTGGTGGCCAATTTCGTGATGCGCCGCTTCCCGCAGGAAACCGGCGGGAGCGAACTCGCTTGGGATAACGTGGTTTACGGCAGCAAAGGCTTGGGCTATGTGGTGGCGACCAACCAATTTATCCGCACCGCCAAGCCCGCAGAAACCGTGTTCACCACTTACCATGCTCTCAACCACGACACCCCGCAACGCATCCGCCAATGGCTGCTCGAAGCATCCGACCAAACCCTGCTCGACTATGCCGCAAAAGAGCTAACCGCAGCCTACGGCAAACGCGTTTTAAATCATGTAAAGCATGCCGACATCACCGTGCGCGGCCACGGCATGAGCGTGCCCCAACCCGGCTACCTCAACCGCCCGCTGCTACACGCCCTACGCAGCCACCGCTCGCGGATTGTGTTTGCCCACAGCGATTTGAGCGGCTATTCGGTATTTGAAGAAGCCGCCTACTGGGGCGTGGAAGCAGCGAAAAGCATATTGGAAATGCCTGTCTGA
- a CDS encoding ATP-binding protein yields the protein MNKLETKITHSGVQNHFKNTEPEQAIIELAWNGFDAKAKNVDIILTRSELDALQAVTVLDDGTGIDIDNIQDNFGKFNDSSKKDNVEQHGSRGRGRLAFHKLANKADWYTKNKFGKQARISINSIDLIQCPWIELQDTTQHLSLKNKNTGTCVELNEIFPKISIDNKQLIEKLSIEFGWFLALHDTHTLKLGSDVIKAPSHELFTHQILIDGHKFEVKLFLWDKKPTSEKSYIYLLNSYDKVVYKKLSSFNKKPDFYISIYIISKWADNFSTHDNDLLSEKPIYTPLSETWKKVESECTEFTRKIYNDFLKSIVEEKIAQFEKNGIFPDYKDILSIEQKEWRKENTKQLVRELYLADPKIFSNLNKKQQKIIIQLLDRLSISNENDGLIDIIENVLNLDQENTKKLAQQISKSKLEHIISTIEILQRRENVVHKLREIMNLHYKEVLETPDLQGIIENNTWLFGNAYETIGAEEDNFTKNAYSLRNKVPDIFRKVTQEDLDGENLDAEELEGIQRQVDLFLARKVPFVSPTGKKFFRCIIIEIKRPSIALNYTHLRQLDDYKRILQNHPEFSSENLYFELILIGRKISSSDTEIRGRINSLKNKLEPGLVTDDDRFKCYVKNWYSLLDEFDLINGYLLENLKTRRENLGNFSAKDLITDLHQESL from the coding sequence ATGAACAAGTTAGAAACGAAAATTACTCATTCGGGAGTACAAAATCATTTCAAAAATACAGAGCCTGAACAAGCTATAATTGAACTAGCTTGGAACGGTTTCGATGCCAAAGCTAAAAATGTTGATATTATTTTAACTAGAAGTGAACTGGATGCTTTACAGGCAGTAACAGTGCTTGACGATGGGACTGGCATCGATATAGATAACATTCAGGATAATTTTGGTAAATTTAATGATTCTTCCAAAAAAGACAATGTTGAACAACATGGGTCTCGTGGTAGAGGACGCTTGGCTTTTCATAAGCTTGCAAACAAGGCTGATTGGTACACAAAGAATAAATTTGGTAAGCAAGCTAGAATTAGCATTAATAGTATCGACCTTATCCAATGTCCTTGGATTGAATTACAAGATACTACTCAACATCTATCTTTAAAAAATAAAAACACTGGAACATGTGTTGAATTAAATGAAATATTTCCGAAGATTAGTATAGACAATAAACAATTAATAGAGAAACTGTCTATTGAGTTTGGTTGGTTCCTTGCGCTACATGATACACATACCCTAAAGCTTGGCTCTGATGTAATTAAAGCGCCTTCGCATGAATTATTTACACATCAAATCTTAATTGATGGACATAAATTTGAGGTTAAACTTTTTTTATGGGATAAGAAGCCTACATCAGAGAAGTCATATATTTACCTTTTGAATAGTTACGATAAAGTTGTTTATAAAAAGTTGAGTAGTTTTAATAAAAAACCTGACTTTTACATCAGTATATATATTATTTCAAAATGGGCTGATAACTTCTCGACTCACGATAATGATTTATTATCGGAAAAACCTATTTACACTCCATTGTCAGAGACATGGAAAAAAGTAGAGAGTGAATGTACTGAATTTACAAGGAAAATATACAATGATTTTCTAAAATCTATTGTTGAGGAAAAAATTGCCCAATTTGAAAAGAATGGTATCTTTCCCGACTATAAAGATATTTTGAGTATTGAACAAAAAGAATGGCGTAAAGAAAACACTAAACAGTTAGTACGTGAATTATATTTGGCAGATCCTAAAATTTTCAGTAATTTAAATAAGAAGCAGCAAAAAATTATTATTCAATTACTTGATAGATTATCCATTTCAAATGAAAATGATGGATTAATTGATATTATTGAAAATGTTTTAAACTTAGATCAAGAAAACACTAAAAAACTAGCGCAACAAATTTCCAAATCTAAACTAGAGCATATTATTAGCACAATAGAAATTTTGCAACGTAGAGAAAATGTTGTTCATAAATTAAGAGAAATTATGAATCTTCATTATAAAGAAGTTTTGGAAACTCCTGACCTTCAAGGAATTATAGAAAATAATACCTGGTTGTTTGGAAATGCCTATGAAACTATTGGGGCAGAAGAAGATAATTTTACAAAAAATGCTTATTCTTTGAGGAATAAGGTACCAGATATTTTTAGGAAAGTAACTCAAGAGGATTTAGATGGTGAAAATCTTGATGCAGAAGAACTGGAAGGAATTCAAAGGCAAGTAGATTTATTTTTAGCACGAAAGGTTCCATTTGTATCGCCAACAGGAAAAAAATTTTTTAGATGTATTATTATAGAAATTAAGCGCCCCTCAATTGCTTTAAACTATACTCATCTAAGACAGTTAGATGACTATAAAAGGATACTACAAAATCACCCTGAGTTTAGTAGTGAAAATTTATATTTTGAGTTAATTCTTATTGGTAGAAAAATATCAAGTTCAGATACTGAAATTCGTGGACGCATTAATTCTTTAAAAAATAAATTAGAGCCCGGTTTGGTAACGGATGACGATAGATTTAAGTGCTACGTAAAAAATTGGTATTCATTATTAGATGAATTTGATTTAATAAATGGTTATTTATTAGAAAATCTCAAAACTCGACGAGAAAATCTTGGTAATTTTTCTGCAAAAGACCTAATTACAGATTTACATCAAGAATCCCTATAA